TTTGCGCTGGCCAATGGTGTAGTGATGGACACCATCATGCTGTCCCAAAACTTTACCTGTGACATCGACAATATCGCCTGTTTTGGGAGCTAAATATTTATCCAAAAATGCCCGCATGGAACCATTGCTTTCCACTAAGCACAAGTCTTGACTTTCTGGCTTATCAGCAGTTTTCAGTCCGTACTCAGCCGCAATCCGGCGCGTATCAGTTTTTTCTAGTTCGCCTAGAGGAAATATAGTTGCTGCAAGTAAATCTTGAGACAAATCATAGAGGAAGTATGACTGGTCTTTATTGCGGTCAACAGCCCTTAATAATTGGTAACGTCTAGTTGCTTCGTCATAGCTAATTCGCGCATAATGACCGGTGGCAATGCGATCGCATCCCAATTGTTCGTGGGCATACTGCACCATTGGCCCAAACTTCACCGTTTTATTGCACTGGGAGCAAGGTAATGGTGTGATCCCAGCACTGTATCCAGTTACCAGATAATCAATAATATGGGTTTGAAAGACATCCCGAATATCCACAACTTCATGGGGAACGCCCAGTTGTTCACAGAGATCAGCCGCGTCGATCATACCTTCAGAGCAACATTGACCTTTGCCTTTCATTAGCCAAAGAGTCAAACCAATTACTTCATAGCCCTGATGGTGCAGGATAGCTGCGGCGGTGGAACTGTCAACGCCACCAGAAAGACCAACGACGACTTTTTTCATACAAAACACGACACGATATCCGTGGCTGTTCAATTGTAGCACACACTCTTTCAAAGCCTTGCTAACAAAGCACTTTGGTTTTTGGCGTTGCTGATTGCGGGATGAAAACGATTGTGCATTGCGGTGAAAAATCCTTGTGGAGACGTAAAATTTTTCGTCTCTACATTCTCATACCTCGATTCAGCAACGCCCGGTTTTTAAGGAACTGAATTAGCGGTGCTGTTTACCGAATTTTAGATTTGAAATTTAGGATTTTGGATTCCTACTTTCGATGAGGGTTGTAGGAACGCGTCAGGGATATCATAGGGTCAATCTAAAATCCCAAATCCAAAATTGAATCAGATGTATTTTTTGCCACGCAGATGAGCTAATTTTACGTTAACGCTATATAGTAGTTGCTACAACAGTGAACTAATTATAGTAGTTCTTATTTATGTGAGGTACACCCGTAGGGGCAATTCATGAATTGCCCCTACACCTTACGAGATGACGTTGTACCACATTTGAATGGGAACCGCCATAGTTCCTAATGAAAATTGCTTAGAAATACTTTGACTACTTTCTAACTACTATGTTGAGAGGATTAGCAAATCAATTTATTCCATTTCAGATGCTGCGCCAAAGTTCTGAGGGTTGGAAACCTACTATCAGACTTCTCTCCCTGTTAGTGGGAGGATGGTTAATGCTGATTTCTGACTCTACTCCAGCACAAGCACAAATACACAATAACCTGCTACTTGCTCAACAAGGAGGTGAAGCTTTACCGCCACCGCCAATTCCCTTTGGTCAACAGCCGTCACCGCAGTTACAACCAGTTCAAGAGAATCAATTGGAGCAGAACTTTCAGCCCCCCCAACCATTACAAAACAATCCAGTTGAACAGAATTTTCAGCCCCCCCAATCATTACAAAACAATCCAGTTGAACAGAACTTTCAGCCCTCTCAACCTACACAGTTTAGTCAATATAATAACCAGAACTTTGAGCGCTACTTAGTTTACGTAGATGGTAGTGATTTCCAGACACTACAAGCAATCCGTCGGATTGAACCCAGTGCCTACATTCGCCAGTACCAAGGACGGAATGTCATTCAGTCAGGTGTTTTTAACAGGGTATCTAACGCCCAACAACGGGTAAGCGAGTTACAATCACGAGGCATATATAACGCCCGGATTATTAGCTTCGCTAACGGACAAGAAATCCAACCAGGCAATAGTTTTTTAGACGATCGCAATAATATAAATCCTCCGAAGCAAGGATCTAGATATTATGTCGCTATTCCCACTACTCAAGAAAAATTATCTGCGATCGCAGACCAAGTTAGGCAGAATCTAGCCCGATTTAGTCAGGATTTAGGACGATCTGGCGCAGTCCTCGAAAGGACGCAACCACGAGGGCCACACGTAGCAGTAGGGCCTTTCTCTAATCGATTTCAAGCTGAGGAATGGAATAAGTATCTGCGAAATATAGGATACCGGGATGCTAGGGTTTATTACGGCAAATAAAGAAGTGCAAAAAAACAATCCGCTAACTGCTTTCGTCGTCGTCAGCCGCTCATAATCCCCACTCAATGAGTATATGGGTGGGGACTTTGGCGATCCGTCAAACCCCTAATTTAACTTTGATAGGGGCGCGGTAGTTGGCGTAGCTGATGAGCAGTATCTAATTCACTATTGTTTTTTCTGCCATATCCCCAACCTAAGATGCGGCGATATTCACCCATGATGCCACTTTCAATTAAATCATCTTCATTGACTGCAACATTGGTATGGGATTCAGGGGCAACATAGAGTGCATCCGCAGGACAATATGCTTCACACATGAAACAAGTTTGACAATCTTCTTGTCGGGCGATCGCAGGTGGTTGGTTGGGTACAGAATCAAAGACGTTGGTAGGACATACTTGGACGCACACATTGCAATTAATACAGAGTTTATGGCTAACAAGCTCGATCATAATCCTGCTCCTGCTACAGTTTTGATATAGAAGGTGTGGTTTGAGTGGTTGGTAATGGTGGTGTAGCGATGGCATCCGTTAGCCAATCACGCCTTACCCATAGACGATCTAAGCCGCCGGTTGCTTGGTAATAACGCTGATTTGAATCGGTTTCGGGATAGTCCATCCGAATATGTTCGCTGCGGCTTTCTGTGCGATGTAAAGCGCTAAAATATGCCCATCGTGCTACAGCCGTCAGAGCAGCCGCTCGCCGAGAAAATTCCACATCGCGCACTGTATCTTGTTTCGGATTTCCCCGTACCTGCTGCCACAGTGTTTCTAATTTGGCGAGGGAATCCAGAAGTCCCTGCTCGCTACGCAAGTAATTTTTCTCTAACGGGAACATCTGCGCTTGTACACCGCGCACGATCGCTTCGCTATCAAATGTTTCGGCAGAGGGGGAGGACGATGGGCTATGCCCCGCCATCGGCGAACGTAATCCGGCTTGACCAGCAGGATGTGCTACCCGTTCATGGGCACGATCGCCAAGACTCTTGGCAAAGGCAGCTGCGCCAACTCCAGCCCATTGTCCTGTGGAGATTGCCCAAGCAGCATTGGGGCCACCACCCCCAGAAGCTAAACCTGCTAAAAATTCCCGCGATGCCGCATCACCGGCGGCGTAGAGTCCAGGAACCTTTGTACCGCAACTATCATTCACAATCCGAATTCCACCTGTACCACGGACTGTACCTTCTAAAATCAGTGTTACAGGTACTCGTTCTGTATAGGGATCAATGCCAGCTTTTTTATAGGGTAGAAAAGATATGAAATGAGACTTTTCAATTACTGCCTTGACTTCAGGTGTGGCTCGATCCAAACGCGCATAAACGGAGCCTTTGAGGAGAGCATTGGGAAGGAAGGATGGATCGCGACGACCATTGACATAGCCACCAAGATCGTTCCCTGCTTCATCGGTATAACTAGCCCAGCCAAAGGGAACTCCCCGTGTCACTGTGGCATTGAAAGCAGTCGAGATGGCATAGTGATTAGAAGCTTCCATACTGGAAAGTTCGCCACCAGCTTCCACTGCCATCAGCATTCCATCACCTGTATTGGTATTGCAACCTAATGCTTTACTTAGGAATGCACAACCGCCATTGGCCAAGACTACTGCACCAGCACGAACGGTATAGGTACGATGATTTTGTCTCTGCACACCTCTTGCTCCAGCTACTGAGCCGTCGTCAGCTAATAAAAGCTCTAAAGCCGGACTTTGGTCGAGAATCTGAACCCCAACCCGCAAGAGATTTTTACGGAGTACGCGCATATATTCAGGGCCATAATAACTCTGACGCACCGATTCCCCATTTTCTTTAGGGAAACGATAGCCCCACTTTTCTACTAGAGGCAAACTAAGCCAAGTTTTTTCGATAACACGCTCGATCCAACGTAAGTTAGCTAGGTTTTTTCCGGCGCGATAACGCTCCCATAAAACTTTGTCCCAATTCTCTGGAGAAGGAGCCATGATGCCATTGCCACTAGCAGCAGCTGCACCGCTTGTACCGAGAAAACCTTTATCAACAATGATTACTTTGACACCTTGTGATGCAGCTGCCCATGCTGACCATGCAGCAGCAGGGCCACCACCAATTACCAGTACGTCAGCAGTTAATTGCAGTTCATTTTCGCTATAGCCTGTTAGCAATTCCTTATCCTCCTTTTTGGCATTCAACTTCAATACTTTGACTTTTAGAAGTTCTCTTAGCAGGGCAT
This Nostoc sp. KVJ3 DNA region includes the following protein-coding sequences:
- the mnmA gene encoding tRNA 2-thiouridine(34) synthase MnmA, whose amino-acid sequence is MKKVVVGLSGGVDSSTAAAILHHQGYEVIGLTLWLMKGKGQCCSEGMIDAADLCEQLGVPHEVVDIRDVFQTHIIDYLVTGYSAGITPLPCSQCNKTVKFGPMVQYAHEQLGCDRIATGHYARISYDEATRRYQLLRAVDRNKDQSYFLYDLSQDLLAATIFPLGELEKTDTRRIAAEYGLKTADKPESQDLCLVESNGSMRAFLDKYLAPKTGDIVDVTGKVLGQHDGVHHYTIGQRKGLGIAAAEPLYVIELDAENNKVVVGDRTKVTQPECTVGRVNWVSIAEPSTPIHAEVQIRYRSTATPVTVIPLENSHVRLVFDEPQFSITPGQAAVWYDGEKVLGGGIIEQFS
- a CDS encoding 4Fe-4S binding protein, whose product is MIELVSHKLCINCNVCVQVCPTNVFDSVPNQPPAIARQEDCQTCFMCEAYCPADALYVAPESHTNVAVNEDDLIESGIMGEYRRILGWGYGRKNNSELDTAHQLRQLPRPYQS
- a CDS encoding FAD-binding protein, with protein sequence MNAKKEDKELLTGYSENELQLTADVLVIGGGPAAAWSAWAAASQGVKVIIVDKGFLGTSGAAAASGNGIMAPSPENWDKVLWERYRAGKNLANLRWIERVIEKTWLSLPLVEKWGYRFPKENGESVRQSYYGPEYMRVLRKNLLRVGVQILDQSPALELLLADDGSVAGARGVQRQNHRTYTVRAGAVVLANGGCAFLSKALGCNTNTGDGMLMAVEAGGELSSMEASNHYAISTAFNATVTRGVPFGWASYTDEAGNDLGGYVNGRRDPSFLPNALLKGSVYARLDRATPEVKAVIEKSHFISFLPYKKAGIDPYTERVPVTLILEGTVRGTGGIRIVNDSCGTKVPGLYAAGDAASREFLAGLASGGGGPNAAWAISTGQWAGVGAAAFAKSLGDRAHERVAHPAGQAGLRSPMAGHSPSSSPSAETFDSEAIVRGVQAQMFPLEKNYLRSEQGLLDSLAKLETLWQQVRGNPKQDTVRDVEFSRRAAALTAVARWAYFSALHRTESRSEHIRMDYPETDSNQRYYQATGGLDRLWVRRDWLTDAIATPPLPTTQTTPSISKL